The Azospirillum brasilense genome window below encodes:
- a CDS encoding GtrA family protein, giving the protein MSGAEGRGRGVPWTAIRFALVGLLNTGVDFALFLALVSLAGAPVLAANAVGYGAGVLCSFLLNRSWTFRMRREAAPMARRLPLFLAFNLVGLALSTLVVGMLVPTVPPLVAKIAATAVTFAWNYWSSRRFVFTAPAANPLV; this is encoded by the coding sequence TTGAGCGGCGCGGAAGGCCGGGGGCGGGGCGTTCCCTGGACGGCCATCCGCTTCGCCCTGGTCGGCCTGCTGAACACCGGGGTGGATTTCGCGCTGTTCCTGGCGCTGGTGTCGCTGGCCGGCGCGCCCGTCCTGGCCGCCAACGCCGTGGGCTACGGCGCCGGCGTGCTGTGCAGCTTCCTGCTGAACCGCAGCTGGACCTTCCGCATGCGCCGGGAGGCGGCCCCGATGGCCCGCCGCCTGCCGCTGTTCCTGGCCTTCAACCTTGTCGGGCTGGCGCTGTCCACACTGGTGGTCGGTATGCTGGTCCCCACCGTTCCGCCGCTGGTCGCCAAGATCGCGGCGACCGCCGTCACCTTCGCCTGGAACTACTGGTCCAGCCGGCGCTTCGTCTTCACCGCGCCGGCCGCCAATCCCCTCGTCTGA
- a CDS encoding Hsp20 family protein, protein MTTRLSLFNSPLLLGFDQFERTLDRIAKNSAEGYPPYNIEQIGDEGLRITLAVAGFTSEDLSVQIEDNQLVIRGRQTDDRSRIYLHRGIAARQFQRSFVLAEGIEVVGASLDNGLLNIDLKRPLPEPKVRTIKIEQPAQAASGTAGPQTIDVAPDRGDA, encoded by the coding sequence GTGACGACACGTCTTTCGCTCTTCAACAGTCCGCTGCTCCTGGGCTTCGACCAGTTCGAGCGCACGCTGGACCGCATCGCCAAGAATTCCGCGGAAGGCTATCCGCCCTACAACATCGAACAGATCGGGGACGAGGGCCTGCGCATCACGCTGGCCGTGGCCGGCTTCACCTCAGAGGACCTGTCGGTCCAGATCGAGGACAACCAGCTCGTCATCCGGGGCCGCCAGACCGACGACCGCTCGCGCATCTACCTGCACCGCGGCATCGCCGCCCGCCAGTTCCAGCGCAGCTTCGTGCTGGCGGAGGGGATCGAGGTGGTCGGCGCCTCGCTCGACAACGGCCTGCTCAACATCGACCTCAAGCGGCCCCTGCCGGAACCGAAGGTCCGCACCATCAAGATCGAGCAGCCCGCCCAGGCCGCCAGCGGCACCGCCGGACCGCAGACCATCGACGTCGCGCCCGACCGCGGCGACGCCTGA
- a CDS encoding DUF1150 family protein has product MNSFDTDKAAFLRQLSPQDFATFGLDHVAYVRPVTVDDAPAFSVHAADGTPLTVLAERDVAFATVRQNDMEPLSVH; this is encoded by the coding sequence ATGAACAGCTTCGACACCGACAAGGCGGCCTTCCTGCGCCAACTGTCGCCCCAGGACTTCGCCACCTTCGGGCTGGACCATGTGGCCTATGTGCGGCCGGTGACCGTCGACGACGCTCCGGCCTTCTCCGTCCACGCCGCCGACGGCACGCCTCTGACGGTGCTGGCCGAGCGCGACGTGGCCTTCGCCACCGTCCGCCAGAACGACATGGAGCCGCTGAGCGTCCATTGA